A single genomic interval of Macadamia integrifolia cultivar HAES 741 chromosome 6, SCU_Mint_v3, whole genome shotgun sequence harbors:
- the LOC122080740 gene encoding sec-independent protein translocase protein TATC, chloroplastic, which yields MASASALLSHLRLNYCCCNRLNFNGKQRPSMQIYSGRDGFRISETLRRKNFGRVVCFAVEDVKTQQESQVGGVGSAVQERPDLADNSREEIIQNDGQNNGDSALYNFLYPDNELLPDDKEMSIFDHLEELRQRIFVSVLAVGAAMLGCFAFSKELVMLLEAPVKSQGVRFLQLAPGEFFFTTLKVSGYCGLLLGSPVILYEIIAFVLPGLTKAERRFLGPIVLASSILFYAGVIFSYLVLTPAALNFFVNYAEGAVESLWSIDQYFEFVLVLMFSTGLSFQVPVIQLLLGQVGLVTGDQMLSIWRYVVVGAVVAAAVLTPSTDPLTQVLLAGPLLGLYLGGAWMVKFVGR from the exons GCTCTACTCTCACATCTGCGGCTCAACTACTGCTGCTGTAACCGTTTGAATTTCAACGGAAAGCAACGACCTTCTATGCAAATCTACAGTGGTAGAGATGGGTTTCGGATTTCGGAGACTCTTCGTCGTAAAAATTTTGGTCGTGTGGTTTGTTTTGCTGTTGAAGATGTGAAAACGCAGCAGGAATCGCAGGTGGGTGGTGTTGGCTCAGCTGTTCAAGAAAGGCCAG ATCTAGCAGATAACTCGAGAGAAGAAATTATACAAAATGACGGTCAAAATAATGGAGATAGTGctctttataattttctttatcCTGATAATGAGCTTCTCCCGGATGATAAGGAGATGAGTATATTTGATCATCTAGAGGAGCTACGCCAGAGAATTTTTGTGTCAGTTTTGGCGGTTGGAGCAGCTATGTTGGGGTGCTTTGCATTTTCTAAAGAGTTGGTAATGCTTCTTGAAGCTCCTGTTAAATCGCAGGGGGTTCGCTTTCTGCAGCTTGCTCCTGGAGAGTTCTTCTTTACAACTTTGAAG GTATCTGGATACTGTGGACTTCTTTTAGGAAGCCCAGTCATTCTCTATGAGATCATAGCGTTTGTTCTTCCAGGTCTAACAAAGGCAGAGAGAAGGTTCTTGGGGCCTATTGTTCTAGCCTCATCGATACTTTTCTATGCTGGTGTCATCTTCTCCTATTTGGTTCTCACTCCGGCAGCCTTGAATTTCTTTGTTAACTACGCTGAAGGGGCAGTGGAGTCTCTGTGGTCCATTGATCAGTACTTCGAGTTTGTGCTTGTGCTTATGTTCAGCACGGGCTTGTCTTTCCAG GTTCCTGTTATACAACTGCTATTAGGACAAGTTGGTCTAGTAACGGGAGACCAAATGCTGTCCATTTGGAGATATGTTGTGGTTGGGGCCGTTGTTGCTGCTGCCGTGCTTACACCTTCAACTGATCCTTTAACACAAGTGCTTTTGGCAGGGCCTCTGCTGGGTCTCTACTTGGGAGGTGCATGGATGGTTAAGTTTGTCGGGCGTTAA